From one Verrucomicrobiota bacterium genomic stretch:
- a CDS encoding TOBE domain-containing protein, giving the protein MEQSIRNELPGTVKDIVSDKVLSEVVIETAAGEVAAVITTRSLERMGLRAGDPVVALIKATNVSLRRPG; this is encoded by the coding sequence ATGGAACAAAGCATTCGCAACGAGCTGCCCGGGACGGTCAAAGACATTGTTTCCGATAAGGTCTTGAGCGAGGTCGTCATCGAGACGGCTGCCGGGGAGGTTGCCGCCGTCATCACCACGCGTTCGCTCGAGCGAATGGGCCTCAGAGCGGGGGACCCGGTCGTTGCCTTGATCAAGGCCACCAACGTGTCGCTGCGCCGCCCAGGTTAA